One Maribacter dokdonensis DSW-8 DNA window includes the following coding sequences:
- a CDS encoding helix-turn-helix and ligand-binding sensor domain-containing protein: MKTRLFLIITLCIIPLWSNGQNLSPPIQNYSSYEYNAASKNWGLTIDENGELYVANNIGLLHFNGESWTLNKLPNKTIIRSTAYVNGKIYTGSYEEFGFWKMNPYGSLEYTSLTHLIKEHEFTNEEFWQIIPLNNTIIFRSFSTVYIYRNNEITVLDAPFVVTNIAKYKNEIIVAGEQRRLYRIKDNTLAPLESQEILEGKTIVDMVSFGDDLLIGTKLNGCYMLTNGLIAPLDDSINNELKDHQLNKVLSLDKNTIAFGTIKNGIYTYDVKHNTFQNLNKALGLQNNTVLAMLHYKEQLWLGLDNGIDKIQLKNPITYYTDHSGVLGTVYDLVDHEGELYLGSNTGIYHFKDDQLQFVPGSQGHVWDLEIIDGDLFCGHNTGTFILKNDKLNKVSDISGGYQIAKIPETQSSYIQGTYTGLANFKKRENGNWITSRITGIDFPVKQLCFENATTLWAAHPYKGLFKITMNGTHTKVLATTEIKTGAIPNTYNIKLYNIKNQIILSSEGNWFKYDPIADIISEFEEFKDYVNMDLVNYNSTSYWFFDNDNQKKIIHTDLGDNQFTLDDALLRKRLAIETETIVNYNDSIYYFTLTDGFGKLNLNKFENELKNVALPIPRLSSFQDEKETYLLNNSSFKIPFNKSKSLLINVSAGSIKQYTYFYELTGTIDQSNYLDNGTIQLQNLPFGDYTLKVHTVSIGNELSAPKIIEFKILRPWYFSNWSLLGYLLLIIAAILLVRWYNRQKLTKKHNQLKVQMQREQDERLAQIEKEKLEKEIKRKQTELARTTMSVAKKNELIIELKDMIALNQEAFSNKQRFKSLSKKLDSSLDEDQDWKHFEVSFKELHEDFFENLLKKYPKLTPKDLRLCAYLKMNHTTKEIAPLMGISVRGVEIHRYRLRKKLNIDSSQNLSNYLIKFK; encoded by the coding sequence AGTTGGACACTAAACAAACTGCCCAATAAAACGATAATACGCTCAACCGCATATGTAAATGGAAAAATTTATACCGGCTCTTATGAAGAATTCGGATTTTGGAAAATGAATCCATACGGTTCATTAGAATACACCTCTTTAACCCATTTAATAAAAGAACACGAATTTACAAACGAGGAGTTCTGGCAAATAATACCTCTTAACAATACCATCATATTTCGGTCATTTTCAACCGTATATATTTACCGAAACAATGAAATAACAGTTTTAGATGCTCCTTTTGTTGTTACAAATATTGCCAAGTATAAAAACGAGATTATTGTTGCCGGTGAACAACGTAGATTATATCGTATTAAAGACAATACACTTGCTCCCTTGGAATCTCAGGAAATATTGGAAGGAAAAACTATTGTAGATATGGTTTCCTTTGGAGACGATCTACTTATCGGCACCAAACTTAATGGTTGTTATATGCTCACCAATGGTCTAATAGCTCCATTGGACGACTCAATAAACAACGAGCTGAAAGACCACCAACTGAACAAAGTATTGTCTCTCGACAAAAATACAATTGCATTTGGCACTATTAAAAACGGCATCTATACGTATGATGTTAAGCACAATACCTTTCAAAACCTCAACAAAGCACTGGGACTGCAGAACAATACCGTTTTGGCCATGCTGCATTATAAAGAACAATTATGGCTGGGTCTAGATAATGGTATAGATAAAATTCAATTGAAAAACCCTATTACTTATTATACCGACCATTCAGGTGTTTTAGGTACCGTTTATGATCTTGTAGACCATGAGGGCGAGCTATATTTGGGCAGTAATACCGGTATTTATCATTTTAAGGATGACCAGTTGCAATTTGTACCTGGATCACAGGGGCATGTTTGGGATTTGGAAATTATAGACGGAGATTTATTCTGTGGTCATAACACAGGTACTTTCATTTTAAAAAATGATAAGCTCAACAAAGTGTCCGACATTTCCGGGGGGTATCAAATAGCCAAAATCCCTGAAACACAATCTTCTTATATTCAGGGTACATATACCGGTTTAGCAAATTTTAAAAAGAGGGAAAACGGAAATTGGATCACCAGCCGTATCACCGGCATTGACTTTCCCGTAAAGCAATTATGTTTTGAAAACGCTACAACTTTATGGGCGGCACATCCATATAAAGGGCTTTTTAAAATAACCATGAACGGTACGCACACAAAAGTGCTGGCAACAACAGAAATTAAAACTGGTGCCATACCCAACACTTACAACATCAAATTGTACAATATTAAAAACCAAATTATACTATCTAGTGAAGGTAATTGGTTCAAATATGATCCAATAGCTGATATTATATCTGAATTTGAAGAGTTTAAAGATTATGTAAATATGGATCTTGTCAACTATAATTCAACAAGTTATTGGTTTTTTGATAATGATAATCAGAAAAAAATTATTCATACAGACCTTGGTGATAATCAATTTACATTAGATGATGCCCTTCTTAGAAAAAGACTTGCTATAGAAACGGAAACCATAGTAAACTATAATGATTCCATATACTATTTTACCCTTACCGACGGTTTTGGAAAACTTAACTTGAATAAATTTGAAAATGAATTAAAAAATGTAGCATTACCAATACCCAGATTAAGTTCTTTTCAAGATGAAAAAGAAACGTATCTATTAAATAATTCAAGTTTTAAAATACCCTTTAACAAATCCAAATCTTTACTTATTAATGTCTCCGCTGGCAGTATTAAACAGTATACCTATTTCTATGAACTTACGGGCACAATTGATCAGTCTAACTATTTGGATAATGGTACAATTCAACTTCAAAACTTACCCTTTGGAGATTACACGTTAAAAGTTCATACCGTTAGTATTGGTAATGAACTATCTGCCCCAAAGATTATTGAATTTAAAATTTTGAGGCCTTGGTATTTTTCCAATTGGAGTTTATTGGGCTATCTACTATTGATTATTGCGGCCATTCTTTTAGTCCGCTGGTATAATAGGCAAAAATTGACTAAAAAGCATAACCAACTAAAGGTTCAAATGCAACGGGAACAAGATGAACGTTTGGCACAAATAGAGAAAGAAAAATTAGAAAAAGAAATTAAGAGAAAACAGACAGAACTGGCAAGAACCACCATGAGTGTTGCCAAAAAGAACGAATTGATCATAGAGCTAAAAGATATGATCGCTTTAAATCAAGAAGCCTTTAGCAACAAACAGCGCTTTAAGTCGCTATCTAAAAAACTTGATAGCTCTTTGGATGAAGACCAAGACTGGAAACATTTTGAAGTAAGTTTTAAAGAACTGCATGAAGATTTTTTTGAAAATCTTTTAAAGAAATATCCAAAATTAACACCCAAGGATTTAAGATTATGTGCTTATCTCAAAATGAATCATACCACAAAAGAGATTGCTCCGTTAATGGGTATTTCTGTTCGTGGTGTTGAGATCCACAGATATCGTCTTCGCAAAAAATTGAATATAGACAGCTCGCAAAACCTATCTAATTACCTCATTAAATTTAAATAA